GGGGCATCGCCGTCACCACCGGGCGCTTGCGCATGGTGTCGCCGCCCTTGGCCATCAATGGCGCGTTCTTCGGCAGCACCACGACCTTGGCACCGACATTGACGCGGCCGAACAGGTCGATGACGTCCTCATTGGTCATGCGGATACAGCCGGAGGATACGAACTTGCCGATGGTAGAGGGATCGTTGGTGCCGTGGATGCGGTACGCGCTGGAGCCGAGATACATCGCACGAGCGCCGAGCGGGTTGCCGGGTCCGCCGGCGACGAACCGCGGCAGATAGGGCTGACGCGCGATCATCTCGACCGGCGGATGCCAGTCCGGCCACTCCGCCTTGCGGCTGACGCTCTGCACGCCGGACCAGGTAAAGCCTTCGCGGCCGACGCCGACGCCATAACGGATCGCACGGCCGTTGCCGAGCACGTAGTAGAGATAGGTATTGTTGGTGTCGATCACGATGGTGCCGGCCGGCTCGCTGCGGTCGAAGCCGACGGTCTGCCTGCGCAGGCGATCGGGCAGCTGGGCATCCTCGTCCGCCGCCTGCGGCGCCTCGTTCACGTAGCCGTGCGAGTAATCCTGGTCCTGAGGGTACGCTTGCGGCTGCATCGGCACGTAGCCGAAGGTCTGCCCGCTCGCGCCGCCGAAGGGCACCGCGGTCAGAGCGGCTGCGAAGGCAAATGCGGCGACGGCGCGCGGCGAAAGGCTGCGACGGACTGCAGAGAATTTTGTCATGTGCTGCCCCGTTGGATGTGTGCATCAGGGTGATGCGCGTCCCAGTGAACTCCGCAGATGCGATCCAAGTTCCGGCGCGGTGCGCGGCAGCCTTGTCACAGTCAAGCGAGCGCGTGTTCACGAAGCCGCGATGGAACCGCCGCGATGCTCGCGCATTGTCAATCAGTCAATGGGCGCGCGGATCGAGGCTTCCGTGCGGGAGAGAGATTGTGCGCGTCCTTCCCAGTGAACGTCTGATTCCGGGCAACGGCGAAGGCGAGCCGCTCCCCGAGAGACATAGCGAGCTACCGCCGGTCATCCGCCGCACCGAATTTGTCGCCTTCGCGCTCGCTGGCTTGCTCTTGATTGCCGTCGTCGCCGTGCTCTATCTCGGGAGGGCGTTCTTCCTGCCCGTGGTGATGGCCTTCGTCACCGGCACGATGCTGTCGCCGGCTGCGAATTTCCTTGAGCGATGCAAGGTGCCGCGCGGGCTCGGCGCCGCCCTGATCGTGATCGCGGTGACCGCCGTCGTTGCCTTCATTGTCGCACTGATCGCTGCTCCCGCCATGGAATGGAGCACGCGCCTGCCGGAGCTCGGCGCGCAGTTGAAAGACAAGCTGCACGTGTTCGATCGGCCGCTGGCGCTTTGGCGTGAGCTGCAAGGCATGGTCGGCGGCTCGGAGGGGTTTCCCAGCATTCACATGCCGAAGGTGGAGTGGGTGCAGCCCACGCTGGAATACCTGTCGCCGACCTTTACCGAATTCCTGCTGTTCTTCGTCACCCTCATCCTGTTCATCGCAAGCTGGCGCGACCTGCGGCGGGCGGTGATCATGACTTTCAGCGATCATGAGGCGCGGCTGCGTACGCTCCGGATCCTCAACGAGATCGAGGTCCATCTCGGCAATTACCTGTTGACCGTCACCATCATCAATGTCGGCGTCGGCGTCGCCACCGGGATCATCTGCGCGCTCACCGGCATGCCCAATCCGGCGGGGCTCGGCGCGCTGGCGGCAACGCTCAATTTCATCCCGATCATCGGGCCCATCGCAATGTTCGTGGTGCTGGTCGTGGTGGGGCTGGTCGCCTTCCCGACCATCAGCGGCGGCCTCATGGCGGCGCTCGCCTTCGGCGGCCTCACCTTCCTGGAAGGACACTTCATCACCCCGACCATCATCGGCCGGCGGCTGGCGCTGAACGCACTTGCGGTCCTGCTTGCGCTGGCATTCTGGACCTGGATGTGGGGCCCGATGGGCGCCTTCCTGTCGTCGCCGCTGCTGATCGTCGCGCTGATCCTCAAGGAGCATCTGTTGCCGGCGGATGCGCCGCAGCTGCCGCAGGACTGACCGGTTTCCGCGATCGGAACTTCCCCGACGACGAAACGTTCTCCGGCTATCTCAGCCGTCAACAGTGCGGAGCTCCTGATGTCCATGCCCAACGCCGAAGCCGGGATGAGAGACTGGACCGACAAAGCCACCAGAGAACGCCTCGAGAAGGATGTAGCAGCCGTGAAAAGCGATATCGCCGCCCTCACCGACCAGATTACCGACGCGCTCAATACCTTCGCCAATTCCACCAGCAAACAGGCCCGCCGAGGCTATCGCCAGGCCCGCGAGAACGTGGACTCCGCGATGGACGACATGTCGGAGCGCGGCAGCGCAATGATGGGCGCGGCCCAGGAGGCCTACGGATCGATCGAAGAGACGCTCGAAGACGCGATCACGCAGCGCCCGCTCGCGACCGTCGGGCTCGCGCTCGGCATCGGCTTCCTGATCGGCGCGGCCTGGCGCCGGTAGGCAGCGCAAACGGATATTGAGACGGCGGCGCTACCGCGCCGCCGATGACGGCCTGTGGACGATTCGGCTTGTGGGGATTTGAGGAGCAAGGCCATGTTTCAGCGCATCATCGACGGGATCAGTGCGTCCACCGGCACGACTGTGCGGCTGACCTCCCTGGCCGCGGGCGCGGCGTTCGCGCTGTTCATCACCACCTGCTTCCTGTGCGCGGCGGCGTTCATCTCGGTGCTCAACAAGTATGGTCCGGTGCAAGCCTGCCTCGCGGGTGCCGGCGTTTTCTTTCTCCTGACCGTGGCCGCAGCGGTGAGCTACTGGGTCTACAAGCGGGAGCTGCGCAAGCAAGCCCAGATCGCGGCCGAGCGGGCCGCCAAGTCGGCGGCGCAAAGCATGCTCGCGGATCCCATGCTGCTCGCCACCGGGCTCCAGATCGTTCGTGCCATCGGCGTCAAGCGGCTGCTGCCGATCCTGGCGATCGGCGGCGTCGCCCTCGGCATCATGGCGAGCCGCGCCGGCGTGTCCGACGAGGTATCGGCCGAACCGGCCGAGTAACGGTCTGATCGGGTTAGAAATTTCGTTACAATTATTGCATGCAGACGGCGCCGCTCAATTTGTCGCCATGCGGCGGGAATGCCCCCGCTCACGCAAACGCTACTCGGATGGGCAGGCGGTTGCCGGTAAAAGCATCACCCTGATTCCCAAAGCTATTTTACTCAATGAAACCTTCCGTCAAGGCGAACCTCTCCGCATTCCAGCACGACGCCAGGCTGTACTTGACGCTCGGCATCGCCAATTGGTCGATTTTCGTCGACCATATCCCGAACAACGTCGTCAACCTGCTGACGCTGCGCAACTTCGGCTTCAGCGGCGCCGCCGATTTGTTCGTATTCGTGGTCGGCTATGGCGTTGCCATCATCCACGGCCGGATGGCGCTGGAGCGCGGCTACATGGTCGCGGCGACGCGCATCTTCCGCCGCGTCTGGCGGCTCTATGCCGCCTATGTCGTGCTGTTCGTGATCTATATCGACACCATCGCCTATGTCGCCTCGCAGTCGATGGCGCCGGAAATCATCCACCAATACAACATCTCGGGAATTCTCGAGCACCCACTGCGCATCCTTGTCCGCGGCCTGGTGCTCCAGGAGGAGCCGCTGAACCTCGACCTGCTGCAACTGATGATCCCGTTGATGGCCTTCTTTCCATTTGCACTGTGGGGCCTGTTGCGGCGGCCGAACGTGACGCTGGCGGCATCGGTCGCGCTGTATCTCGCCGCACGCTGGTTCGACTGGAATTTCCGGGTCTATCCGGACCAGGAGTGGACCTTCAATCCGCTCTGCTGGCAGATGCTGATGGTGCTCGGGGGCTGGTTCGCCGTGACAGGCGCGCCCGGACGCGCGTTACGCGACATGCCCTGGCTGCGGATACTGGCCGGGACCTATCTCGTGTTCGCGATGGCCGTCACCTTGCTGCGCCGTTCGCCGGAACTGTCCGCTTATTTGCCGGACCTTGTGCTCGACAGCATCGCGCCGACGGACAAGGAAAACCTTGCACCCTATCGCGTGGTTCACTTCCTCGCGCTCGCCTTCCTGGCGACCCATCTCATTCCAGCCGATCACTCCGGATTGCGGCTGAAGCCGCTCCAGGCGGTCATCAGATGCGGCGAGGAATGGCTCGCCGTGTTCTGCGTCGGAGTGTTCCTGTCCTTCGCCGGCCATCTCATCCTGATCACCAGTGCCAATCTGATGGTGATGCAGGTCGTGGTGAGCCTCGCCGGATTCGCCGCCATGACCGCAGTGGCCTACTACGTCGCCTGGTCGAAATGGCAGGATCTGCCCGCCGCTTTGCGGCAGCAAGCCTAGCCGGTCGCGATTCCGCTAGGTTGACCGTCGCGGCTGCGCTATCCCGGAGCGAGAGCGGATTGCGCGAGGAGACCGGGCGTGGTGACGGCGAATGGCGGGGGTGACGGGACCGACAGCGCTCCTCGACGCGGCCGGCCGCGGTCGATCGAGACCAGCAACGCCATTCTCGAAAGCGCCTACACACTGATGGCGTCCACCGGACTTGCCGCCACCACCATCGACGCGGTCGCCCGCCACTCCAGCGTCTCCAAGATGACGATCTACAAATGGTGGCCGTCGCGCGAGGCGCTTTTGATCGACGCCTTTCTCCAGCATGCCGCGCAGATGCTGCCGCTGCCCCCGGCGAGTTACGGCAGCCCCGCGGCGCGCACTCGCCGCCATGCGGCGGCCTACGCCGAAGCGCTCCAGGGCGAGTTCGGCAGGGTTCAACTCGCCGTCATCTCCGAATGCATTTCCAAGACGGGCTCGGCCGAGTTGTTCTACGCCCGCTATCTGCAATTCCGTCGCGACGCGCTGGTGGAGATGATTGCGGCGGGCCAGGACGACGGCAGCATACTGGCCGAAGGCCCGGCTGAGGATCTCTACGACGCGATCTACGGCGGCCTCTTCTATCGCTACGTCTTCGGCATCGCGCCGATCACGCCTGGCTACGCCCGCCATCTGGTCGACGTCGTGTTGCGGCCGAAACCTTAGCCGCACGACGTTTATCGCGCAGGCCTCACCGGGGCCGAGATCCTGTCCGTGCGATCGCGTTCGGTCATGTCGACCACCGTCTCCATCGGTGCGGTCAGCTCATAGACGTACGAGGCATCGGTGAAATAGCGCTTGGCCGTACCGCCGAGCGCCTCGGGGGCGACACGGTCGAGCAGGATCAGCCCGAAATCGGAATCGGGACGGCGCGTCGCCTCGCTGGTGTTGAGCTCCTCCCAGCGGAAATGGAAGACCTCGTCGGTCCCCTCGCCTGTCACCGTCCAGCTGGCGGTGATGTGCGGATGCTTTCCGACCAGCGACAGTCCCTCGTCGGAATGCGAGGCCAGTTCGAAGAACAGCAGTGAGAGGCTCTGCGCCGCGCGCGCACTGACGGCGATGTCGGGACCGGTCACGGCGATGCGGTCGGCATGCGGAATGGCGCGGGCCTCGAACAGGCCCTTCAGCTTGACTCCCTGCCATTGGCTCTCGCTGAGCAGAGAAACCACGTTCGACATGGCGTGGATGCGACCGATCAGGAGCTCTCGGGCGACGTCGATGTCCGAGCCGTGACGCAAGGTTCGCGTCACGATCGACTGGATGACCGCAAGGATGTTCTTGACCCGGTGGTTGAGCTCGTCGATCACTGCGGTCAGTCGGCGCTCGAAGCCGATTCTTACCTGGATTTCCCGGCTGAGCCTCAGATTGTTGTAGGCAACATAGCCGAACAGCCCGCAGACCATCGCAGTGATCGCAAAGCCGATCGCCGCCACGATGATTGCGGTCTGCTCAGCACGACGCAGCGAGTTGGTCTTCGCGTAGTAGCCGAGCTGCCAATCGCGGCCACCGAAGCTCACGGTGCGCGTTGCCGACGGCGCCGGTCCGTCCACCAACGCCCTGCGCGTCGAAACCACGCCTTGGTCGTTGGCGATCAGCTCGCCGCCTTCCTTGCGCGGATCCCTGAGCGCGACCGAAAACAACGACATGTCGTCATTGGTCAGCATCAGCGAGGCGAGCTCGTAGGAGAACGTAACGAACCCGGCCGGCTCGGTTGCCCCCTCGGGAACGACGGGGGCGGCCACGATGACGCCAACCGGCCCGTTGGCGTGCAACAGCGGAACCGGATCCGAAGCCACCGACCTCTTCTCGATCCGGGCGCGTGTCAACATGGCGCTGCGAACCGGGTCCTGATCGTAACTACGGCCCGGCAGGGCCTTGGTCTCGTCGCTGCGCGGCTCGAGATCCAACAGCACGTCGATCGGCTGCGTGATCTCGGCGGGATTGATCGGCTTGTCGTCATAGGTGCGGATCTTCGGATTGGGGAAGCCGGCGCCGCCTATGGCAGCCTGCGCCGCCGTAAGCTCGTTCGGCTTCAGCCGGGCGATCCAGCCGGCCACCACGAAATCCGTCTTGAAGGCGTAGATGGCCGAGCGCAGCGGCTCCAGCATGTTCGGCTTGATCACGGATGGCGTGCGGAACAGGCCTGAAGCGACGCGTGCGAGCAACTCGCGCTCGGTGAGTCGATCCTGGACCAAACTGGCGTGAACGTCGATCGCACGCGCGAGCGCGATCCGATCCAGCGCCAGCTCCTGATCGTGGACGCGATAAGCCGCAAGCCCCGAGAGCAAGACTCCGAGCAGAGCAATGAAACCAATGATGAAACCCAGCCGGACCACGCGACTACTCAGGCGAACGCTGGAGGTCGGCAATAAACAACAAGCATATGAACGCCGTTCGAACGGCCACGTGCCGAAACAGGGTGGACCCCAGTGGCAGAGATAATGGAGGAGGAGACATCGGTACGCAACTTAGGTCGCCTGAAAAGCTTAATCGGCCCGGCCGAGGGTCTGGCCGGGATGGACTGCCCAGCGCCGGAGGTAATCAATCGCCGTGTCCGAAATTTGTTCCGCAGGTGCGGCTTGCCCCCCAACGTTAACGACGAAAAGCGCGTGCGCCAAGTCGTCGCGCCGTCAGCCGGCCCGTTTCAAACCGCCTTTGGCCTCGATGAAGCCGACGATGCGGTCAAGCCCCTCGCTCTTCTTCAGGTTGGTCATGACGAAAGGGCGCTCGCCGCGCATGCGCCTGGCATCCGTGTCCATCTTCTCCAGGGAGGCGCCGACATGAGGGGCGAGGTCGATCTTGTTGATGACCAGAAGGTCAGACCTGGTGATGCCGGGGCCGCCCTTGGACGGGATCTTGTCGCCGGCGGCGACGTCGATGACGTAAATAGTCAGGTCGGCCAGCTCCGGGGAAAAAGTGGCAGCGAGATTGTCGCCGCCGGACTCGATCAGCACGAGATCGAGCCCGGGAAACTTGGCGCGCATGTCCGCGACCGCGGCGAGATTCATCGAGGCATCCTCGCGGATCGCGGTGTGCGGGCAGCCGCCGGTCTCGACGCCGGCAATGCGGTCCGGCGTCAGCGAGCCCGAGCGCACGAGGAACTCCGCATCCCATTTGGTGTAGATGTCGTTGGTGATTGCGGCGATGTCATAGCGTTCGCGCATGGTCTTGCAGAGCAGGTCCATCAGCGCCGTCTTGCCCGATCCGACCGGGCCGCCGACGCCAACACGCAAGGGACCGTGAGATTTCGACATGGAATTTGCTCGCTCTCGATGGGTTGAAGGCCGCCTCGCTCTCACGATCGAAACAGCCTGGTATATTGCGTCTCGTGCCGCAGGCTGGCGAGATCGGCGCGAAAGGTCGCGCTGCCGAGATCATCCAATATCGCATTCAATGCACGATTGGCGGTCGCGGCCACAATGGCTTCCAGCCTCACCAGCACGCGCTGGCTGTCGGTCTGGCCGAGCGGGATGAGCCGGCTGGCCGCGGAAATCCAGTTCGAGACCAGCGCATGCAGAAAGGCGTGAAGCGTCGGCGCCAGCGGCACACCGTGCTTGGCCGCGACCACGCCGACCGCGACCGGATAGACCAATGGCGTGCGGCATGCCGCAACCATGGCATCCAGGCCGTCGGCATCCCACGCGGCGCGGGTGATGGCGATGAAGGCGCGGCCCTGCGAGCTCGTCTCCAGCTGCCGCTCGCGCGACGGCACGAAAGCAGCAGCGAGCTCTGCGATATCGTTCAAAGTGACCTCATCGCCCGCCTCCGTGGCGCGATAGGAATGGACCAGAAACGTCGCATCGCAGAAGCCGGAGCCGTCGCAGAGCATCGCGTCGAGCCAATCCGCCAGCGTCGCAATATCCGTGATGTCGCCGGCCTCGACCGCCCATTCGATGCCGCTGGAGTAGGAGAATCCGCCGACCGGGAATGCGGGCGACAACCAGGTCATCAACCGGTACAGCGCCGCCGCCTCGCGCGCGGCGAGGTCACCGGCGCCGACCGGCTCATTTGTGGTCATGAGCATGCGTGTGGCCGTGGTGATGATCGGGATGGTCGCAATGCTCGTCGTGGTGATGGTGGTGATCGTGCCCATGGTCATGTGCGGCGTGATCATGGACATGATGATCGTGGCCGTGATGATCATGGTGATCGTGATCATGATGATGGCCGTGGTCGTGATGCGCATGGTCGTCGTGCCCATGCGCGTGGCCGGCATCGGCATAGGCGCCGCCTTCGGGATCGAACGGCGCCTCGATCTCGATCACGCGCGCGCCGAGCCCCTTCACCATGGCTTCGATGACGTGGTCACGGCGGATGCGCAAGGCTTTGGCCATGATCTGCGTCGGCAGATGACGATTGCCGAGATGCCAGCCGACGCGAATCAGATGGTGCGGATCGTGGCCGCGGATCTCGAGCAGCGGCTCGGGCGCCGCGACCACCTCGACCAGCCTTCCGTCCTCCAGTACCAGCGCATCACCGCCGCGCAGCGCGACGGCGTGCTCCAGGTCGAGCAGGAATTCGAGCCCCCGCGTCCCCGTCATCGCCATGCGGCGGCGGTGCCGATCGTCGAAATCGAGCACGACCGTATCCGCCGGCGCTTCCGTAAAGCGGTGCTGTCCCTTAACCTGCGTCGCCCGGATCATGCGCTTTTACCTTGTTACCGTGTCTCGACCTTCTCGGGCGTGATCACCTCGATCTTCGGCGGCGCGGTGAAGCACTTCACCGCGACCCGACCGAAGGTCTTCATGTGCTCCATGGCACGATGCGGCACCAGCGCCTCGGCATTCTCCCACTGCTCGACGAACACCATCTTGCTGGGGTCGGTGACGCTCTCATGCATGTCATAGGCGATATTGCCGGGCTCTTTGCGCGTCTCCTTGATGCAGGCGGTGGCGGCTGCAATGAATTCGGCGCGCGTTTCAGGCCTGATGGTCAAGGTAGCAACGACGTAGATCACGAGAAATCCTCCCGGCTTTTCTTCTGGGTTACGATACCGGGCGGGACATTAGACCAGGCGGGATCGAACGCAACACCGGAAAGGCCATCCTGGACACGTACCAGGACATACGTTGAGGTGCTATTTCAGTACATGAAATATCGCTGCGCCATCGGCAGCACTTCGGCGGGGGCGCAGGTCAGCAGCTCGCCATCGGCCCGCACCTCGTAGGTCTCGGGATCGACCTCGATATTGGGCGTGGCGTCGTTGTGGATCATGCTTTTCTTGGAGATCCTGCCGCGGGTGTTCTGGACAGCATAGAGCTTCTTGTCGATGCCAAGCTTTCGCGCGAGGCCGCCGGTGACGGCAGCCTTCGAGGTGAACACCACGGAGGATGCCGTGCGCGCCTTGCCGTAGGCGCCGAACATCGGCTGATAGTGCACCGGCTGCGGTGTCGGGATCGAGGCATTCGGATCGCCCATGGGAGCGGCCACGATGCTGCCGCCCTTAACGATGCAATCCGGCTTGACGCCGAAGAAGGCGGGCGACCACAGCACGAGATCGGCGAGCTTGCCCTTCTCCACGGAGCCGATCAGTTTCGAAACGCCATGCGCGATCGCCGGATTGATGGTGTATTTGGCGATGTAGCGCTTGACGCGAAAGTTGTCGTTGTCCTTGCCCTTGTCCTGCGGCAACGCCCCACGCTGCTTCTTCATCTTGTCGGCGGTCTGCCAGGTCCGGATGATGACCTCGCCGAGCCGGCCCATGGCCTGCGAGTCCGAGGACATCATCGATAGCGCGCCGAGATCGTGCAGGATGTCCTCGGCGGCGATGGTTTCCTTGCGGATACGGCTCTCGGCGAAGGCGAGATCTTCGGCGATCGAGGGATCTAGGTGGTGGCACACCATCAGCATGTCCAGATGCTCGTCGATGGTGTTGCGCGTAAAGGGCCGCGTCGGGTTGGTCGAGGACGGCAGCACGTTTTTGAGCCCGGCGACCTTGATGATATCGGGGGCGTGACCGCCGCCGGCGCCCTCGGTGTGGAAGGCGTGGATGGTGCGGCCCTTGAAGGCCTTGATGGTGTCCTCGACGAAGCCGGACTCGTTCAGCGTGTCGGTGTGGATCATCACCTGGATGTCGTGAGCATCGGCCACCGACAGGCAGTTGTCGATCGCCGCCGGCGTCGTGCCCCAATCCTCGTGCAGCTTCAGCGCGCAGGCGCCTGCCTTGATCATCTCGACCAGTGCGGCCGGGCGTGATGCGTTGCCCTTGCCGGAAATGCCGAGATTGACCGGGAAGGCGTCGAACGACTGGATCATCCGCGCGATGTGCCACGGGCCCGGTGTACAGGTGGTGGCGAAGGTGCCATGCGAGGGGCCGGTGCCGCCGCCAAGCATCGAGGTGACGC
The nucleotide sequence above comes from Bradyrhizobium sp. NDS-1. Encoded proteins:
- a CDS encoding L,D-transpeptidase, with translation MTKFSAVRRSLSPRAVAAFAFAAALTAVPFGGASGQTFGYVPMQPQAYPQDQDYSHGYVNEAPQAADEDAQLPDRLRRQTVGFDRSEPAGTIVIDTNNTYLYYVLGNGRAIRYGVGVGREGFTWSGVQSVSRKAEWPDWHPPVEMIARQPYLPRFVAGGPGNPLGARAMYLGSSAYRIHGTNDPSTIGKFVSSGCIRMTNEDVIDLFGRVNVGAKVVVLPKNAPLMAKGGDTMRKRPVVTAMPPGRQALNISASSVN
- a CDS encoding AI-2E family transporter: MRVLPSERLIPGNGEGEPLPERHSELPPVIRRTEFVAFALAGLLLIAVVAVLYLGRAFFLPVVMAFVTGTMLSPAANFLERCKVPRGLGAALIVIAVTAVVAFIVALIAAPAMEWSTRLPELGAQLKDKLHVFDRPLALWRELQGMVGGSEGFPSIHMPKVEWVQPTLEYLSPTFTEFLLFFVTLILFIASWRDLRRAVIMTFSDHEARLRTLRILNEIEVHLGNYLLTVTIINVGVGVATGIICALTGMPNPAGLGALAATLNFIPIIGPIAMFVVLVVVGLVAFPTISGGLMAALAFGGLTFLEGHFITPTIIGRRLALNALAVLLALAFWTWMWGPMGAFLSSPLLIVALILKEHLLPADAPQLPQD
- a CDS encoding YqjD family protein, translated to MSMPNAEAGMRDWTDKATRERLEKDVAAVKSDIAALTDQITDALNTFANSTSKQARRGYRQARENVDSAMDDMSERGSAMMGAAQEAYGSIEETLEDAITQRPLATVGLALGIGFLIGAAWRR
- a CDS encoding OpgC domain-containing protein, whose product is MKPSVKANLSAFQHDARLYLTLGIANWSIFVDHIPNNVVNLLTLRNFGFSGAADLFVFVVGYGVAIIHGRMALERGYMVAATRIFRRVWRLYAAYVVLFVIYIDTIAYVASQSMAPEIIHQYNISGILEHPLRILVRGLVLQEEPLNLDLLQLMIPLMAFFPFALWGLLRRPNVTLAASVALYLAARWFDWNFRVYPDQEWTFNPLCWQMLMVLGGWFAVTGAPGRALRDMPWLRILAGTYLVFAMAVTLLRRSPELSAYLPDLVLDSIAPTDKENLAPYRVVHFLALAFLATHLIPADHSGLRLKPLQAVIRCGEEWLAVFCVGVFLSFAGHLILITSANLMVMQVVVSLAGFAAMTAVAYYVAWSKWQDLPAALRQQA
- a CDS encoding TetR/AcrR family transcriptional regulator, encoding MVTANGGGDGTDSAPRRGRPRSIETSNAILESAYTLMASTGLAATTIDAVARHSSVSKMTIYKWWPSREALLIDAFLQHAAQMLPLPPASYGSPAARTRRHAAAYAEALQGEFGRVQLAVISECISKTGSAELFYARYLQFRRDALVEMIAAGQDDGSILAEGPAEDLYDAIYGGLFYRYVFGIAPITPGYARHLVDVVLRPKP
- a CDS encoding HWE histidine kinase domain-containing protein, producing MVRLGFIIGFIALLGVLLSGLAAYRVHDQELALDRIALARAIDVHASLVQDRLTERELLARVASGLFRTPSVIKPNMLEPLRSAIYAFKTDFVVAGWIARLKPNELTAAQAAIGGAGFPNPKIRTYDDKPINPAEITQPIDVLLDLEPRSDETKALPGRSYDQDPVRSAMLTRARIEKRSVASDPVPLLHANGPVGVIVAAPVVPEGATEPAGFVTFSYELASLMLTNDDMSLFSVALRDPRKEGGELIANDQGVVSTRRALVDGPAPSATRTVSFGGRDWQLGYYAKTNSLRRAEQTAIIVAAIGFAITAMVCGLFGYVAYNNLRLSREIQVRIGFERRLTAVIDELNHRVKNILAVIQSIVTRTLRHGSDIDVARELLIGRIHAMSNVVSLLSESQWQGVKLKGLFEARAIPHADRIAVTGPDIAVSARAAQSLSLLFFELASHSDEGLSLVGKHPHITASWTVTGEGTDEVFHFRWEELNTSEATRRPDSDFGLILLDRVAPEALGGTAKRYFTDASYVYELTAPMETVVDMTERDRTDRISAPVRPAR
- the ureG gene encoding urease accessory protein UreG, yielding MSKSHGPLRVGVGGPVGSGKTALMDLLCKTMRERYDIAAITNDIYTKWDAEFLVRSGSLTPDRIAGVETGGCPHTAIREDASMNLAAVADMRAKFPGLDLVLIESGGDNLAATFSPELADLTIYVIDVAAGDKIPSKGGPGITRSDLLVINKIDLAPHVGASLEKMDTDARRMRGERPFVMTNLKKSEGLDRIVGFIEAKGGLKRAG
- a CDS encoding urease accessory protein UreF, which produces MLMTTNEPVGAGDLAAREAAALYRLMTWLSPAFPVGGFSYSSGIEWAVEAGDITDIATLADWLDAMLCDGSGFCDATFLVHSYRATEAGDEVTLNDIAELAAAFVPSRERQLETSSQGRAFIAITRAAWDADGLDAMVAACRTPLVYPVAVGVVAAKHGVPLAPTLHAFLHALVSNWISAASRLIPLGQTDSQRVLVRLEAIVAATANRALNAILDDLGSATFRADLASLRHETQYTRLFRS
- a CDS encoding urease accessory protein UreE — protein: MIRATQVKGQHRFTEAPADTVVLDFDDRHRRRMAMTGTRGLEFLLDLEHAVALRGGDALVLEDGRLVEVVAAPEPLLEIRGHDPHHLIRVGWHLGNRHLPTQIMAKALRIRRDHVIEAMVKGLGARVIEIEAPFDPEGGAYADAGHAHGHDDHAHHDHGHHHDHDHHDHHGHDHHVHDHAAHDHGHDHHHHHDEHCDHPDHHHGHTHAHDHK
- a CDS encoding putative quinol monooxygenase, with the translated sequence MIYVVATLTIRPETRAEFIAAATACIKETRKEPGNIAYDMHESVTDPSKMVFVEQWENAEALVPHRAMEHMKTFGRVAVKCFTAPPKIEVITPEKVETR
- the ureC gene encoding urease subunit alpha, translated to MSVKMKRSVYADMFGPTTGDKVRLADTDLIIEVEKDFTTYGEEVKFGGGKVIRDGMGQSQVTNKQGAADTVITNALIVDHWGIVKADVAIKDGMIAGIGKAGNPDIQPGVTIIIGPGTDVIAGEGKILTAGGFDSHIHFICPQQIEHALMSGVTSMLGGGTGPSHGTFATTCTPGPWHIARMIQSFDAFPVNLGISGKGNASRPAALVEMIKAGACALKLHEDWGTTPAAIDNCLSVADAHDIQVMIHTDTLNESGFVEDTIKAFKGRTIHAFHTEGAGGGHAPDIIKVAGLKNVLPSSTNPTRPFTRNTIDEHLDMLMVCHHLDPSIAEDLAFAESRIRKETIAAEDILHDLGALSMMSSDSQAMGRLGEVIIRTWQTADKMKKQRGALPQDKGKDNDNFRVKRYIAKYTINPAIAHGVSKLIGSVEKGKLADLVLWSPAFFGVKPDCIVKGGSIVAAPMGDPNASIPTPQPVHYQPMFGAYGKARTASSVVFTSKAAVTGGLARKLGIDKKLYAVQNTRGRISKKSMIHNDATPNIEVDPETYEVRADGELLTCAPAEVLPMAQRYFMY